From the genome of Penicillium oxalicum strain HP7-1 chromosome VII, whole genome shotgun sequence:
ACTTGGCAGCCAGTGCCTCTGCGGAGCTGATTGCCGACGTCGCCCTGTGTCCGTTTGAGTCGGTCAAGGTGCGTATGCAAACCACCATTCCTCCCGACATTCGAGGCACTTTTAGTGGCATGTCCGCCGTTGTGGGTAAAGAAGGTGTATCTGGGTAAGTGTGGCCTCTGAGTTCATCGCTTGTTCTCGTCGAGACCAGGGTTTAGCTGTTGAGAGGGTGTTAATCGTAACTCTTTGCTAGTCTCTACAAGGGTTTGTATCCCCTCTGGGGTCGCCAGATTCCCTACACGATGATGAAGTTTGCATCCTTTGAGACCATTGTCGAAATGATCTACAAGAGCCTGCCCGGTCAAAAGTCCGACTATAACAAGGGAGCTCAGACCGTCGTGGCCTTTACCGGAGGTTACCTGGCTGGTATTCTTTGCGCCGTCGTCTCGCACCCTGCAGATGTGATGGTGAGCAAATTGAACGCGAACCGCCAATCTGGAGAAGCCTTTGGAGCGGCCATGAGCCGTATCTATGGTGACATTGGATTCCGCGGTCTCTGGAACGGACTTCCAGTTCGGATTGTGATGATTGGTACCTTGGTAAGTGATGATGACCATCTGAAGAGATTTGAGCCGCCAACGTCACTGACACatgttttctctctttttggtGCAGACCGGTCTTCAATGGATGATGTACGTTTGATTCCCCTCGTAGTATTCCGTGGACATGATTCGTTCTGTATCTGTTTGTTGGCTCGCTAACATTTTCGCAGCTACGACTCATTCAAGATCTTCATGGGTCTCCCCACCACTGGTGGAGGTTCCAGCGAAcagaagaagtagggaaTCGGTGTCGTGTTGTAGTGCGGAGTGTGTATCTGCGTTAGCCGCCCTTTGATAGGATGGAGCTCTTCCAGTTTTAGCTTTCCTCATCTGGTCTTTACTCTTCCTCGTATAATCTACTTTTTCGCCGTCCATACATTGAACCTCTCCAAACGCTTTGTGCTCGTTTTTTTTGGGCGTGGTATAGTACGGTCTTTTTATCGCAGATGTACTTTTTTATAAtgatttttccttcttttctcttttctgctttttttttagacATTTCCCGAGGTATCCAGCTTCGGTTCAGTGCTGTCTGGCTCTAACCGTTGTACCAGGACTGTAGTGTAGTGGTCTCCTCTCCTGTCAAAGTGCTGCGAAGTTCTTCGGACTCACTCGACTCCATCCGTACTTCCTCGAGCTCCAATCTCTTATCAGCCCCGTATTTTAGTCACCGACCCCACCAATCGAGCCGCCTTATCTTATCAGTCACGACGTCACCAATCGTAGGCGATCTCTGGCCAAGCCACCAACTTGATGGACGAGCACTCGAGGATGAGAGTGTCACGGATTGGACGTGATGCACAGAAGTCATTCCCCTTCTTGTTCGTATGTCAAAGTCATCATCGGTGCCATCAGATGACGGAGACCACAGTCACGCCGAAGTTCGGTCGACTCTCCTCCAAGGTTTGGTCAATCCTAGGGATCCTTTGCAGTGCGTAGATGCCCAAGACTAGATTAGATCCTCCATCTCCCCGACTTATTCTCGTATTCTACAGGCCTGCTTGTGCTCCTGTTCCAATATTTCCTTATATCATATTGACTTTGGTCTTTGTATCggtctctctcttcctctcttaCCCCCCTTTTCTATATCATTTGATTAAACATATCACCACCCCAGTTCGCGACATTACCTTGACGATCAACCTCAGTCCCTCAAGTGCTGAGagtttcccccccctcccaataACTCTCCAGGTGAGTGTCCTTACGATCGGTATCTCGAGGAAGATCCGCTCGCGTACCTGCATTCGTTATGATCCCCAGTCTTGTCCCACCAGTTCCTTCACTTTTGTCTTACTGTGACACCATTCTgtcgcccccccccccccccctccttttgTGCTTCTCCCATTTGCCTTTGTCTTTTACCCACACTGCACCTCTACCTTGATCAGCCCAAAAATCACGATCTGCACTGCTTCGCATTCGAAGCTATCTTGTACTGGGCAAGCTCCGCCCTTAACCTCCGCAGCTCCACTACACCACGCCTCGCCGCGCTTATCAGCCCCAACGTCAACCCATTTCACTCACGACTCGTTTCTCGTCTCACCCCTCGCGTCTTTGGTAGTCTTCGTTGAACCTATCTCTGATTCAATTCCAGCATCTCTCTTTCCACACCCCTTCCATTCAAGATGGTCGATCACGAACAACCAATGGTCTCGCACGGCCGTGGAGGTAAGCTCTGTCGACCCAAGATCGATCCGCGCCTACGTCGTTACTCCTCGCCCCATAGACCATGAAAAACCTGGTTTGGGAGCGCGAAAGTCAGCATTATACGTGCTGGAGACTGACTACCTGCGCTCGATTGTGATAAATACCTAGGCCAGGGGAATATCGGTAAAGACTCGACGCAATACGTTGATGGCGAGATTGTGCGAGAAGGTATCTACGGTGATCAGGGCGATGGCGCATACTCGGCGGGTGTAAGTCGGTTTACTAGTACTCTTCTCATGATGATCactccttttctccctcttttctcggtCCTATTGTTCCTCAAGTCTTTTTGAGTTCCTTCACCTTGTATTCACACTCGATCTGtctctcctgctcctcctccctgTTTATCGCAAACTATTTCCCCAACTTTAACCTTCAGCCctcacttctctctctctctctctctccctccctccaaTCCCCAATTATCAACTCTCCTTCATTTCTAATATTAACCCACCCACTCTAGCGCGGCGGCGTCGGTAACATCGGATCCCCCCGAGTCCGTCCCACATCCAAAGTCCCCCACGACGCAGAAATGATTCCCGAACTCGCCGTCCGCAATTCCACCGACGAAAACTATCACACCGGCGTAAGTCCACCTCCCCATCAATATCCCTCCACATACTATTCAGATTACTACAACTATATACCAATTCGTACCTATCCCCGACTAACCCCATCTCCCAGCGCGGCGGCCAGGGCAACGTCCACCTCGACCCTGAATCACgcaaggagaaagaggcaaagaagaagaacccgGTTCATGAGGGTCTGGCGGATAAATTGAAGCATAAGCTGATGGGTCGGAAGTAGTTTGGTGTGGGATTTTTGGGTCAGGAGCTCTGTCAAGGGGACCAGGGagtgggagggggagggggagcctCTTTATGAttatctcttttttcttgtttgatCTTGGTTCCcatgttttgcttttgtcaATGttgtgtgtgttttttttgggaattCGGAGAGATGTGTCAATTTGATATCCCCTTCTACATTGGAGTGGTGTTGTGGGACTCGAGCTGGAATGAGAAACGGAGATGGAAAGTGTCTTCGAATCCGTAGTTTCATAGAACACTCGGGCATTGTTCCAGGAATGTCAGAAAAGTTATAGGTTCAGCTGCTCCAGGTTCAAACGGAAGAGTCTACATTCTTCACTCTCGGATTGTGCCTAGGGGGGTTCACCAAGATATCCAGGATCATCCGGTGAGAGACAGTGTTTTTTCAGGGGATCAGACCATCATTGAAGCTCATCGATTCCATGTCAAAGTCCGGTCTAGTGGCGTACATGAAAAGGAAAGTACAGACGAGTGACTGATATGGGCCAGTTAAACGGGTCATGCGAGCCACACCCCCCACATCACctccaaagaggaaaaaaaaagaggggggaagcgGTACAAGAAACATCGAGGATCATGCACAAGAATGAATGCTTACACAGGACAGGCAGAATCAGCAGAAGGACTGAACTCGGCACCAAGAATGGAACCAATcaataaaacaaaaaagacaagTAATCATCAACGTGTCGGGGAGTCCCGCATCTCCATATCCTACCCAGGGAAGGACATGAGTAAAAAACCAAAACATGCATCGTGACCTCATGAACCcataaagagaagaatgaacAGCAAGCGATCAAAAGGTAGCAGTCAAGGAGAACGGAGTGGGCCATTCGAGGGAAGATTTCGCAACCCTCCCGCTTTAAAAAAGCAGATTTGCATCACACTCTCCAAGCGGCAATAGAAGGTACAATGAGGGGAAACACCGAGATAACGCCATTCCGAGCAATAACGCGCTGATTAATAGAGTGATGGGATGGTGATATATCTCTGTGGGAAGTAGTAGGTCGTTCTTCGTTCGCCGTTCATCGGTTGTCATTTGTCGAAAGTTGGATAAACGGGGGAGCGACAGTCGAGGGCATTGCCGTCATCCTCACCCCTTGCTGAAACGCTTTTTGAACCAACTCTTTCTCTTATCTCCATCTTGCGTCTGAGGCTTGGGCAGCGGTGGTGGTCCCTTGCTAGGCGTTCCAGCCGCCGAGGGGCCCCATCCGGGCATTGCGGAAGTGCTCGACGCGGCGCCCCTTCCTTGACCGTTCATGGCGGATGCACCATAGCCTTGAGAGCCATATCCGGGAGACCCACGCTCATCGGAccgttgttgttgctgttgctgccaGGCCTGCTGCTGCAGTTGGTCCATGGAACTGTTGAGACTGCTGGGATCGGTGGATTGTCCGTACGAGTCTGTGTAGCCCGAGCCCGATCCAGACATAGCCGCGACGTTGTCGTGCGACCGGTCATAATTCTGTTGCTGATACGCGTGGTGCCCGCCGTAGCCGTTGCCACTCTGGTCCGTTGACATTCGTGACATATGACGTGGGCGCCGACTATTGCCATTTTGATTATATGGGTAGTAACTTTCGGGGGCCTGGCTGGAACTGCCATAGCCATCGATCACGCTGCCCGGGCGGGACTGCGCGTTGCGGCCGTAGTAGGCTTGGTCGTTGTGCCCACGATTAGGGTATCCGCCATTCTGACCTGGATTTCCTTCTGTCAGTCGGAGACTCGACGTGTCCAAGAAAACGGGGCAATTCTCATACCTCCATGGTAGCTTGTTCGGCGACTGGTATAGTCGCCCATCTGCGACGCCGCATCATCTGCTAGTCCGTGATTAGTCTTCGGACTCCCGAGTGGGGAGCGGGACACGCGCGAACGAACCCGTACGGATATATGAACCTGGACGATTGTTGACATAAGTGCCATAGATAGCTGCTTCGAATGAGCGGATCGTATCCAGCGGACGCTCGTGGCGTGGACGCGTGGGGTTGGACCAGTCGGGGTCGGCTGTTTGCGATTAGAAGAGAGTTCTCGCAGACCAAAATAAAATATGGAGCGTGTGAAGACAGAGAGGAGAAAACGGGGCCCACGAGCCGGACTGTATCCTGTGTGTCGAGGccatcgggggggggggggggggggttacGTACTGATGGGATTGCCATACTGATCCTTGTGCTCCATTGCGCGCAGAGACCCGAGGTTGGATTTTTCCAATGCGACCGCCACTAATCCCGTCTGTCAGCTTTTTGCTTCACTGCGGGAGATGAGACTTGGATGGGGTCAAGAATGTCGATCCGGGCCCACGTGGGTCATGGGGAGGTCAAGGAGGACCGGGAAAAGCAGGTGATAAATGATTCGCAAACCTACTGGGTTGTAATTCGTTCATTGCGACTGTCGGATCGGCCTTGGTCTGGAGACTGCGGCGATGTTTTTCCTGGGAGGATTCGGAGAGATGAGACTTGTGGCCGGAGGCGCTGGATTTATGGGATGATCCAGACTTGACGCTGAATCCACGATTCCGGCCGGAAGATGTGGTCTGCTGCTCGGGGCCCGCCATCTTTTTAAAGAGAGACTGGTGGGCTCGTGGATTCGTGTGGGGACTTTTCGTTGGTGCTTTTCTCGCTCCTTAGCGTCTGCAATTCAAGGCAATTTCCAGGTTGACCTGGTCGGTGGAGAGTGCTGGGGGGAAGGCCTGTCACTGGGTGATCAATCGAGCGCGCTGAAACGGTGTTGATCTGCTTTGGTGCACAGAGCCTCGTGCTTTGGCGGCCGTTGTGGAGCGCGCGGTGATAGTGCAAAGTGGAAACTGCCAAGCCCGAATTTGGAGCGGAAGGGTAATCGGTGTAGAGGAAGGCAGTCGACTTATGTCGAGGGGAAACTCAGGTTGATGGGGAGGAACTTTGGCGGAGGGGAAGTGGTTGAAAGGCAAGAGAGAATGGTCGGCGTGGAAAATCCGGAGAGGGCTTGTTTTGGTTCGggccaaagagaaaaaaaaaacaaaagttCGACCGTGAAATGGCTGGGGACAGAAACCACGGCTGGTGGTGTGACTTTGGGTGTCGTACGGCGGAGATGGCCTTCTGCAGGCAAGTCCTCGAGCAACCAGCCACAGGTCCGTGGGTCGGGCACAATCTCTACGGAtaacccaaaaaaagaaagagggtcGACAGAGTGAAGCGACTGGTGGGGGAAAATCGAGAAAATCGAAATagctgagagagagagagagagagagagagagagagagagagaaaagaaggagagcgAGAACAAGCCAAGGTTTAGTCGTGGATGCTGGCTATACCCGAAGGTTCCAGGTTTTTCATGTGTCGTGGAAAAAGGTGCCTTATGCCAAAGAAgatccaagatcaagaaagaaTCCACCGACGCAGAAAGAGGCGTGTGAAGATGAACCGGCGTCCATTCGGGCCTCTTTAAGCCACGCCAGTCCAGTGGTTGACGACACACGCCACGCAATGTCCGCAGACCAAAGAACCTTGGGTACAGCGATCCAGACCAGGCACTGAAAAAGGCACACCTACAAGCCCTTAACACAACTCCATccaatcatcatcacgaAGGGACTCGACGGGGACGGAATAGTGCATAGGCAGACACCTATCAATCTACCACATAAAAGCTGGGACTCTTCTACACAAATCTACAGGAAGTGGGGACTGTCGTGTATGGCGGGATTGCTCCAtaattcttctctctctcagatcCTCATGTCCACCGTCTACCCGTCACGATCGAGATCGACTGCGTCTTTGACGTCTCGAGATTGATGCTCACTGATGTCCatctgttttcttttttttccccttcaacAAGCACCTATTCAGAATGGGAAATTTCTATCACTTGAGTGAAAACATTGGGAATCAGAGTCGACTGTGCTGGTGCAACCAGTTCCTGGCCACCCGCGAGCCGTGGTAAGCTACACAGCCCGGTCCATTGCGTGGATGCGATTGGCGGTGTTCTTCCCACGCACTACGCGGACGAGACTTCAGGCCTGTGGTCGGAGCCGACTCATCGCCTGCCAGTCTCGTTTGTGACGAGTTTCACTGGTAGTTGATGATTGTCAATTATGAGTGAGATAGTCGAAAAAATAAAGATCGAGGAGGTTGACCATGCAACCTTGAAGATCACCAACGGTGTCTGGATCACTTCTTGTGGggatccatctcatctccaccgGATTGAAAGATACAAGAATCGCTCTCGACTTGATCTGTGGCCGTGTCGGACACCACACCTTATTCGATGCTACACTCCCCTCAAGGATCCTGCAGGCCAAGGTGCATAACAGACCAACTCTGCTCGGGACCCATCCACTCCCAGCCGATGGTTCATGTCCCTCTGATCCTGTCCCGTCTGCACGATCTCGCCGAGCTCAGAAGCTCAGACGCACAGACGATACCCACTCCACCCAACTCGCTGGCTGATCGGATCTGCCAAGCTCCACTCCCCCATCACCGCGTTCACTTCTCGAAAATTCTCAACGCGATCGCTCTGCGGCACGCACTGCATCCCTTGGGAGTATGATGTATGATGATGCACCCATGACCATTGATACAACCCTTCTTTCGGCTACCAGCTGGGGAATCACCATGGTGTCAAGGCATCATCattgtacttttttttggactttgatAGCTTTTATTATtatcctccccctctcccagCATCTCTTCCCCTCACACCCGAGACATTCACCCCCGCTTGTCGTAACAACGTTCTAATTTAGGATCTTTCAAGCCACGGACCACTCGGAGACCTTCAAATCTCACAAGCTCCAGCACTTGGCTTGGATCAACGCCTCCTTCCCGGATCTTGCAAGAAAATGTCAGAAACGAAAAGATCAATCGAGTCCAATTTTTTCAAGAGAGGGTGATTTattcccccaaaaaaagaccacaGTGCTGGTCCAACCCCACAGCGTGACACTCAAGCCCGGTGATCAAGAATGAGGTTTCACTGACACTGTTACCGTAAGCGGATCTCGAAAAAAACAGTGGGAGACATGGGTGCCTCGCTCGAAGATCAAGTCTTGATTCTGGAGTGACGGCCCAAGTTTGAACTCTCATCAACGGGCGTCTGGTCCGGAAGATTCCAATTGGTGAGTGTAGCCGGAGCAACCATCATCTCGGCAGGAGATGATCAGACTCAACCTCCATTGGAGGACTGTCCCTGAGTCCAATCGAGCAGTGAGCAGTGAGCACGAGCTATGGACGAACGCCCGCGACAGTCACTGGACACGAACTCCCAAGTCTTGTACATACTGTAGTAGCACTGTTGACGGGACAACTGCTAGGCTACAGGCTACTGAGCACTCCACGGTCGCGCCCAACAAGCATAACCCAGCGATTGACCTCGTCTGGATGAATCCGTGTTTACTGATGATCGCCAAGCGAGCTTCTTATCTGGTCGGGTGTCCATGATGGCCTCGGTTGATCTGTCTTGCAACAACCAAgcaccaaagaaaaagcgacATCAAAGAAAAATTGCACAATTGGTGTGTATCGGTCGCAGTGAtgggctctctctctctctctctctcagtcTCTCAGCCCTGGTGGAAGTGGAGCGCTCTGCCCCCTAAGCTCGGAAGCTAGCCCAGCCGGGTTGCGGTGCCGACGCCTTGATCTCATTTCAATCCATGGAATTCACCAAATATCAAGATAGCCACTGGGCCTACATAGGAAGAATCCATTGAACATATCAAAGACTCTCAGTAGTCATGTGCAAGGTGCATCATACTCGGAATACTTGTTGCCTCGAGCATGAATGCAGCTCCATGTAGATGGTTTAATCACTGCGCACTTGATCCACACAAGGCGAATAGGGTCCACTTGACCAAGCCAATTCCCAGCCCGGTATATATTTTGCATCCAAATTTCACCATCACACACCACCCATCTCACCTATCTTACACCATCCAGGAACCCAGCTATCACCCGCAATTAGAAGCCAAAGGTCGTCGCGGAGATTTTCCCAGCCAGGCACACCCTGGTAGTTCAAATCGACTCcgtacctacctacctagaAAAGATCCAATTACCAACTAGCCCGAACAACGGATCACGAAGGTGATACCTCGACTTTGATTATGATATGGATACTTTTTCAATACCTTCACACGACGCTACCTGGTCCCGCCCTGCTACATCTAACCTACTAATACCTACTTAACTAGCAGCTCTGAGCCCGCAGCTAGATACCCAAGGTATTCATTCAGTCCATGCTTTACATCTAACCTATGTAGGTTATTATCGGTACCTACTTACCCGTCTGCAAGATTCAAAAGTAGACCGGACCTCCAGTTTATATGGCCTTGCTGCTAGGTAGCACGTATCCTGGTGAAAAGGTCGAAGAGGATCCAGTCTGGAGATTCCTCggaacgaaaaagaaaaagaataaaaaggAAATTCGGGTTTCAAAATTGAATATATTTGCTAGATGCCCGATAATCCCGACTGGGGTCGGGTCATCCTCGAACACGACGATATCTACATGTCCACAACGCCGATACTTTCATGAAAATGGCACAGTACTGCTCACACCCCATTGTGGAGATTTCAACGTGGTCACAGCCCTGTATCTGCATCCAAGAGAGCGAGTTGGAGGAAACACGCGCTTGAATGGGTACAAGCCTGCGAAAATCGAAAGAGTGCACTGGGGGGATTGATCGATTTCTAATCTCATACCATCAAAGCAGAAAAATCAGCTAAAGAAATTGAGCTCCCCATTCTCTCAAAAGAGGACGAGGCATGAAACAATGGAAGTGCACTATGCTAATCAATTGTCTACTGGAGGAGCTCCTGCTGTATGACTGTATAGATTGGTATCATAGCGGAACCGACGTGGATCTGGATCGGACTAGTAGGTACTCGAGTTTGTTTGGCCCTTCAAGTTGAGTTGATTTGAATTTATTGAGAATGAGCATTTTggttgttctttttcttcaaatGGCAAGAGTGGTGAACAACATATCTGGTCTGCTCTACCAAGAGCGGttggatggaatggaagatTGATGTCTCCAATGTGCGAGCGTGATCAATCTGGAGAACTGTATTTCTAAATGGTGGGCTTGTGCGTGAGAAGACTGAAATGAGTCGTATCAATTACCTGGGATTCGCAATCGAAGGAGTTGGGCAGATGCTCTACGGAATACGTTACGGTGGGGGGTATTCAAAGCAAGCAGTCATGAATGCTGAATTCGATTAAGTGTGATATCAAAAAGGGGCATACAAAGCACATAGAACAATCACAGACTCGGTGCCCACGTAATTAGCTTCTCGAGGTCGATCGAatctggagctggagctggagctaGAGCTGGATAGAGTGAAAGGATAGAAAATTGATAATGAGAATGTTTGGCGATTCGAAAGCGTTAAATGTGCGTTGGGAGCTAGCGGGGAAGGGGAATAGAGCTGGAGAAGAGTGGACGCCAAAGACCATCATATCAGGCAGAAAACAACACATGACACGAGAGAAGATAAAATGTGGAGGGGAACAcgcaagaggaagagggcgagaCAGACACCGGACAAACTGGTATCATACTTGTGATCATCAGGAGCTcgaagagaaaggaatccCAGATCACAAATATAACGCAGCCGTAAGCGACAGAAAATGACCGTccttcctcctcgccctcatcCTCCGCCCATCCCCTTTCATCCCAGACAGTGAACGTTGTTAAATTTTTTTGATTCGTAGGCCTGGTAATATATTGGGCCCTGCCTTCTCCCACGAATGAAACGTTATCAAACCGCCAACTCCCATCACCTGACCATCAACATCCGGCTTCGATCCGTCTCGACTTTTTTAACAGATTCCATTTTTGCCTGACACCGAAAATCCGTCTGCGCGCAGAAAGGATCGAGGGAATTCGCCCACTAGATACAACATAGAGAAGCCGTTTAGATGTTGGAGGGGTAGAGCATGACGCGGACGGTGGCACCGAAGGACTTGGGGGGGAGGTTGTGGCGGAACTTGGCGCGCACAACACCGGAGTTGCCTGCACCATGGAAAAAAGACCATATTAGTCACTGTGCAAGACAGAGAAGAGCCGGCCGAGTATCTCGCTTTCACGAGTCCCGAACAGCCCAAAACTGTGCAGAGATGAGGGATTCTCTTCTGCTGCGGAGGAGATGCGTACCGTGAGGGCGGGTGACCTTGCCCCAGATCACACGAATGTTGGAGCCGCGGACCTCACGCTTGGCCCGGTAAACGAAAGCGACCTTCTTGCCCAAGTAGAAGCTGGCAGCCTTGGGGTCGGTGACACCCTCGATCTGGACCAAGCTGGTGTTGGGGTTCAGGTTGTGCTTGCCACGCTGGTAGCTCAGGTGGCGACCCCTGCGGAAGAAATGCGTATTAGAATGTTGATTCAGAATCCGAGGTGGTGATGCATTTTCAATGTCGTGCGTTGCGTTCCTTCCAGACAGTCGAGCGCAAACGAGTTCGATCACAGAACGCTCAAGCATGACGCCTAGAATGCGTGGACGAAATTCGGACCGGGAAACGTGATGGCGGATTCGGTTGCAACTTACTTGACGTAGACTATTAAGAAAACATGCATGTTAGCCAGCTATTCGCATATCATGTCACCAAGCCATCGTGCGCCTCTTGTATGCGCCGCATCTTAGGCCCCCTCTTGGCgattccttttcccctccccaaatGCCCATCGGTCTTGCGATTTCAAGATGGCGGTCCGATAACAAGTTGCGCGGTTCTTCTCCCGGGATGATGCACTCACGTCGGTGTCCTTGTTCCGAAGGCATTGTGACTGCTTTTCTCTGAGCGGCGGGCAAGGATAACAAGTCGAAAGAATGACCCGCAAAAGATCAGAGGTCGTGGCCGGTTGTCGTGGATGTCGTCGCTGATAGAGTCGAGCGCACAATCAATTTGGGAGGTGTGGTGGCCACTTTCGCCCTAACCCCAATCGGGACCTTAGCGACAGGGTAAGCGAGATCCCGTGATGGATCCGCTAGCCCCGACCGACTGATAGGGGAGAATCGTTGTTCCTGAGATCTCCATCGGGTGGATGGGGTCACGTGGTGATAGAGCGGGTGCCATCTGTATCGATTGCCCTCCTGTCCGCATTTCGCGTGGCCGGAACATCCTCTCCATGCCTGCACACGCCCGCCCTCTCTACTTGAAGCTCCTCCTTGAAAGTCCCTCCATTCCACCAAGCCAAAGCCGCCGGCTCATTTCCCCTCTGAATTAAGAAACCGACCTACAGCCACAGCCATTCAATGTAGACAGTGGGGGGTGAGTATGAGATGGGACGAAATTTCATATCCTCCTCGATTGGAGCGAGGGTTACAATTCCACATCGGTCTGCCAGATGTTGTCCACTCCACGGGACTTTCTTGTACTCTGTCAGTTTATACGATTTTACCGTAGTCAACGTTCGGATCACCATGGGCCATCCCTTCACCCCACTGTGCTTAGCCTCCCACAACCGAAGTATGCACCCATTGCGGAGTGTAACGAAGCACTTACATTCATAGTATTGTACGAGAAAAGCCAATGTGCagatggggagggggggggggggggggggggggggagataTGGATACTCGTTACATTTTGAAGGTCATTGCCTCCCAGCTCTAGATGGTACTGGACTCCGTAGCCGATTTCACACTGTGCTGGTTGCCACGTTCGAGCTCGCGACCCTGATTCGAGCACGCAATATAATGACCAATGCTGACTCGTATCATTGGACATCCCGCGCTGCAGGCTAGAGCATGAGTCTCTGGGAAGTGTTTGCATTCTGACCCATG
Proteins encoded in this window:
- a CDS encoding putative mitochondrial phosphate carrier protein, producing MLPDSVIAALAAQHPLGALSKGRPGGEVVNSATSLRREPFSAWSAIDDVKKTADSIAHEAAREYTVASQKAQEKAGHIELWTPKYYAACTVGGLLACGLTHTAVTPLDLIKCRRQVDSKLYKSNMQAFTKIRAAEGLRGVFTGWSPTFFGYSAQGAFKYGGYEYFKKFYSDLVGQERAAKWKTSVYLAASASAELIADVALCPFESVKVRMQTTIPPDIRGTFSGMSAVVGKEGVSGLYKGLYPLWGRQIPYTMMKFASFETIVEMIYKSLPGQKSDYNKGAQTVVAFTGGYLAGILCAVVSHPADVMVSKLNANRQSGEAFGAAMSRIYGDIGFRGLWNGLPVRIVMIGTLTGLQWMIYDSFKIFMGLPTTGGGSSEQKK
- a CDS encoding 60S ribosomal protein L33-B, whose amino-acid sequence is MLERSVIELVCARLSGRNATHDIENASPPRILNQHSNTHFFRRGRHLSYQRGKHNLNPNTSLVQIEGVTDPKAASFYLGKKVAFVYRAKREVRGSNIRVIWGKVTRPHGNSGVVRAKFRHNLPPKSFGATVRVMLYPSNI